GTATCGAGAAGGAGCTCGGGGAGCAGCTCGCCCAGTTCGAGAATGAGGGCAAGTTGCTCGAGGCGCAGCGCCTGCGCATGCGCACCGAGTACGACCTCGAGATGATGCAGGAGGTCGGCTACTGCAACGGCATCGAGAACTACTCGGGGCCGATCGACGGCCGCGGTCCCGGCGACCCGCCCTACACCCTGATCGACTACTTCCCCGACGACTTCCTGATGGTCATCGACGAGTCCCATGTCGCCGTGCCCCAGCTCCACGGCCAGTACGAGGGCGACCGCAGCCGCAAGCTCACCCTGATCGAACACGGCTTCCGCCTGCCGTCGGCCGCCGACAACCGGCCCCTGCGCTTCGAAGAGGTCATGGACCGGCTCAACCAGGTGGTGTTCCTCTCGGCCACCCCCGGGGCCTACGAGCTCGAGCGGTCGACCCAGGTCGTCGAGCAGATCGTGCGCCCGACCGGCCTGATCGATCCCGAGGTCATCGTCAAGCCCACCAAGGGCCAGATCGACGACATCCAGGAGCTCATCCAAGGGCGGGTCGAACGCCAGGAGCGGGTGCTCATCACGACACTCACCAAGAAGATGGCCGAGGACCTCACCGACTATCTGCTCGAACTCGGCGTGAAGGTGCGCTACCTCCACAGCGAGGTCGACACCATCCAGCGCATCGAGATCCTCCGCGATCTGCGGCTCGGCGAGTTCGACGTGCTCGTGGGCATCAACCTTCTCCGGGAGGGACTCGACCTGCCCGAGGTCTCCCTGGTCGCCATTCTCGATGCCGACAAGGAGGGCTTCCTGCGCAGCGAGACCTCGCTCATCCAGATGATCGGACGTGCGGCGCGTAACGTCGCCGGCCAGGTGGTGATGTACGCCGACCAGATGACCGACTCGATGCAGCGGGCGATCTCGGAGACCATGCGTCGCCGTGGCGTGCAGGAGGCCTACAACGCCGAGCACGGCATCGACCCCACGTCGATCCGCAAGGAGATCACCGACATCCTCTCGATGATCCGCCCGGCCGCCGACCGGGCGCCGGTGCCCGAAGCGCTGTCCGAGCTCGGGGCCAAGCGGCGGGCCACCGAGGACCTCAGCGACCTGCCCGAGGACGAGCTGGAGCGCCTCATCCGCACGCTCGAGGGAGAGATGCACGACGCCGCCGTCGACCTCCGCTTCGAGTACGCGGCCCGCTTGCGCGACGAGATCAAGGACCTCAAGCGCGAGTTGCGCGAGATGCGCTAGTGGTCCTCCAGATCCCGGCCGCCGTGCCGATGGGGGAGCGTGCTGACCGACACGCGCCCGACCGCACCATCCGAGGCACCGGAAGCGCCGTCTGGTGCCGTCCGCTGGCTCGAGGTCGTTGCGGTGCTGGTCCTGGTGCTCGCCGTTGCCCTTCTCGGCGATCCGTCGGCGAACTCCGGGTCCGATGCCGGCGGGAAGCTCGCCACCGTCGAGAACATCTCTGACCAGGGCCTGTCCGGCGTCGACCTCGGATACTGGGCGTCGGACGCCGACCCGCTCGGTGACCATCACCCGTTCTACAACACCACGCGCACAAGCCAGGGCTGGATCCAGGCGACCAGCGCGGTCATGCCGTCGATCTCCTCCGCCGGATCCCGGGTCGGCGGCGACCTCGGTGCGCTGGCGCTGTCGCTGCTCGCCGTCCCCGTCGGCGCGCTGGCTGCTGCGGCGCTGGCCCGCCAGCTCGGTGCGCCGACCGGTCGCCTCGCATTCTGGGTGATCGGTGCGGCGTCGCCCCTCACCTTCTACGGCACCGACCAGTGGGAACACGCGCCGGCGCTCGCCGTTGCGCTCTGGACGGTCGTGCTGATCCGGCGTCACCCCACCGGCCGACAGGCCCTGATCACCGGGGCACTCTTCGGGCTGGCGTTCATCCTGCGCCGCGAGACCGGGGCCCTCCTCGCCCTCGTGTGGCTGTCGGAACTCGCTCGGCCGGAACTCCGTCGGGACCGGCGCGAACTCGTTCGCCACCTCGTTGCGGCGTCGATCGCCGGGGTTGCGTGCCTGGGCATCGCGTTCGCGACCTACCAGTTCGACAAGCAGGTGCTCGGCCAGTCACTCGGCGGGCGGAGCCTCAGTCAGGCGGGCTCGGCCGGCAGCGACCTCGGTGAACGTCTCCACGACGGCGTGCTGACGACCATCAGCCTCTACACGGCGCTCGGTCCGGCCGAGATCGTGATGAGCCTCGGGGTATTCGTCGGTCTGGCCCTCGCCGCCCTCGGCTGGCGTCGTGACGACGAGTCCCTGACCCGCATCGGCATCGTCCTCGCGGCCGCCTGTGTCGCCATCCGCGTCGTGCTGGTCGGCACCGGCTTCGTCCCCGGCGCCTTCGCCGCGCTCCCGCTCGCCGCCGCCGCGCCGGTTCTTGCTCGACGCGACGGCCGACGCCTGGTGATCCTCGCCGCACTGGCCGTCGTCGCGGTCGTCGCCACCCAGTGGACCGGGTCGCTGGCGGCCCAATGGGGTGGACGCTACCTGTTGCTCCCCGCTGCCGTGATGGCCGTGGTCGCGTCGGCCGAGTTCGAACGGCGTGACCTACGCCACCCCGCCGCGGTGGCTGCGCTGGCCTGCACCGTGGCGATCGCGGCGCTGGGGCTCGTGTGGCACGTCGAGCGAACCAACGGCATCGCCGACATCCGTGACGGCGTGCTCGAGATCGCCGGTGACGACATCGTGATCAGCGCCAACGCCCACTTCCCGCGCGAGGTCGCGGCCGATGTGCTCGACCGACGCTGGCTGCGGGCCGATCGGGCCGACGACGTGGTCGATGCGCTCGCCGTCGCCCGGCAGAGTGCGCCGGGGGAGACCGTCTGGCTCCTGCATCGGGGCACGTGCGACGACGAGCCGTGCGGCCGACGGTGGAACGACGCCGCCGGCCATGCCGACCTCGCCGATTGGACCTCCGGTTCGGTCCACGCCGTGCCCTGGTTGGGGGCGGGAACCTACGTCCTCGAGGAGCTGGTCCCGGCCTGATCGCAGACGGGTGACAACGAACACGTGTTCGGCGTCACCGTCCCGATAGAGTGCCGCGGTGGCCGATCGACTCGTCATCCAGGGCGCCCGCGAACACAACCTCCGCAACGTCGACCTCGAGTTGCCGCGCGACAAGCTCATCGTCTTCACCGGTCTGTCCGGCAGCGGAAAATCGTCACTCGCCTTCGACACGATCTACGCCGAAGGACAGCGTCGCTACGTCGAGTCGCTGAGCGCCTACGCCCGCCAGTTCCTGGGCCAGATGGACAAGCCCGACGTCGACTTCATCGAGGGTCTGTCGCCGGCCATCTCGATCGACCAGAAGAGTGCTTCGCGCAACCCGCGGTCCACCGTCGGCACCGTCACCGAGGTCTACGACTACCTGCGGTTGCTGTTCGCGCGCATCGGTGTGCCCCATGATCCGGAGACGGGCGAGGAACTCGTCCGCCAGACCCCGCAGCAGATCGTCGACAAGATCCTCGCCATGGAGGAGGGCACACGTTTCCAGGTGCTCGCACCGGTCGTGAGGGGCCGCAAGGGCACCTACGACACGATGCTCCAGGATCTCGCCACCCAGGGCTATGCCCGCGCCATCGTCGACGGCGAACTGATCGAGCTGGGCGAAGAGGTCGAACTCGAGCTCGAACGCTACGAAACCCACGACGTGTCGGTCGTGGTCGACCGGCTGGTGCTGCGCGACGGAATCGAGCGTCGCCTGACCGACTCGATCGAGACGGCGCTCACGCTCACGGGCGGCCTCGCCGAGATGCAGATCGTGAAGAAGGAGGGCAAGGGCCCCGACGAGACGATCGTCTTCAGCCAGCATCTCTCCCGGCCCTCCGACGGGAAGTCGTTCGAGGAGCTCGCCCCCCGCAACTTCTCGTTCAACTCGCCCTACGGCGCGTGCACCCACTGCGACGGTCTCGGCACGGTGTTCGAGGTCGATCCGCAGCTCGTCGTGCCCGATCCCGAGGCGACGGTCGCCGGCGGCGCGATCAGCCCGTGGGCCGGTGGCCGGAGTCGCTACTTCTCGCGACTGGTCGAGGCGATCTGCGACGAATACGACATCCCCGCCGACAAGCCGTGGGACGAGCTCACCACGAAGCAGCGCGACCTGCTGCTCTACGGCAAGGGAGTGAAGGACCGCATCGAGGTCCGCTACAAGAACCGCTACGGACGCACTCGCACCTACCAGGCCAAGTACGAGGGTGTCCTGCCGTATCTGATGCGACGCCACGACGAGGCAGAGTCCGACAGCGCCCGCGACGCCATCGAGGGCTACATGCGCCAGGTGCACTGCCACGAGTGCGGCGGCTCCCGGCTCAACCCGCTCTCGATGGCCGTCACGATCGACGGCCACACGATCCACGACCTCTGCGCAATGTCGATCGCCGACGCGGCGAAGACGCTCGGCGAGATGGTGCTGAACGATCGCGATTCCATCATCGCCGAGCAGGTGCTCAAGGAGATCAACGCCCGTCTCGGCTTCCTCCTCGACGTCGGCCTCGACTATCTGAGCATGTCGCGCTCGGCGGCCACGCTCGCCGGCGGCGAAGCCCAACGCATCCGCCTCGCGTCGCAGGTCGGCTCGGGGCTGGTCGGTGTGCTGTACGTGCTCGACGAACCGTCGATCGGGCTCCACCAACGCGACAATCAGCGTTTGATCGAGACGCTGCTTCGCATGCGTGATCTCGGCAACACCGTGCTCGTGGTCGAGCACGACGAAGACACGATGAAGGTGGCCGACCATGTGGTCGACATCGGTCCCGGCGCCGGCGAGCACGGTGGCGACATCGTGCACTCGGGCACCTACAAGCAGCTCCTCAAGAACAAGAAGTCGATCACCGGCCAGTACCTCTCAGGCAAGCGCAAGATCGAGGTGCCGGGCGTTCGGCGGATCGGCGACGGCAACAAGCTGATCGTGAAGGGTGCCCGGGAGAACAACCTGAAGAACATCGACGCCGAGTTCCCCCTCGGCATGTTCGTGTGTGTCAGTGGCGTGTCGGGATCGGGCAAGTCCACCCTGGTCAACGACATCCTCCACCGCTCCCTGATGCAGAGCATCTACTCCTCCAAGGTGCCGCCCGGGCTCCACACCCGGGTCGAGGGCATCGAACACCTCGACAAGGTGATCGCCATCGACCAGTCGCCGATCGGTCGCACACCGCGCTCGAACCCGGCCACCTACACCGGCGTGTTCGACCACGTCCGCAAGCTCTTCGCCCAGACGCAGGAAGCAAAGGTCCGCGGCTACCTGCCCGGTCGCTTCTCGTTCAACGTGAAAGGCGGCCGCTGCGAGGCGTGTCAGGGCGACGGCACCATCAAGATCGAGATGCACTTCCTCCCCGATGTCTACGTCCCGTGTGAGGTCTGCAAGGGCAAGCGTTACAACCGCGACACCCTCGAGATCGACTTCAAGGGCAAGAACATCGCCGAGGTTCTCCAGTTGCCTTGCGCCGATGCCCTCGAGTTCTTCGCCAACCAGCCGGTGATCTCACGCCACATGCAGACCCTCGTCGACGTCGGACTCGGCTACGTCCGCCTCGGTCAGCCCGCCCCCACGCTCTCGGGCGGCGAAGCGCAGCGAGTGAAGCTGGCGAGCGAGCTGGCCAAACGGTCCACCGGCCACACGATCTACATCCTCGACGAGCCGACCACCGGGCTTCATTTCGAGGACATCCGCAAGCTGCTGGGCGTGCTCGGTCGCCTCGTCGACCAGGGCAACACGGTGCTGGTCATCGAGCACAATCTCGACGTGATCAAGACCGCCGACTGGCTGCTCGATCTGGGGCCCGAAGGTGGCTCCGGTGGCGGACAGATCCTCGTCGCCGGCACGCCGGAAACGGTCGCAGAGACGCCGGAGAGCTACACCGGCAAGTTCCTCGCTCCGCTGCTCGATTCGTAGCTGATTGGCCCTCTATGGGCCTTGAGAACCATCCGCGGGTGCCGATGGGACCCTATGGAACGGTTTCGAACGGCCTGTGGGTCGTCCGCCGCAGCAGGGCGCCCCCTGTGCTGACGCGCCGTTTCGCCTTTCTCGTCACCTACGGCGGTATCGCCGCAGTGGTTCTCGGCCTGTCGAAGGCCCACGCCACGTGGGTCGCCGACCCGTCCTACGACTTCAGCCGTAGCTTTCGGCTTCCGTGGGCCGTGGTGTTCGTCGGCTTCCTGTCCGCCGCGGCCTACTCGGTCGGCCTGCCCGACGTGCCCCGCAAGCTCCGCCAGATCGTCGCCGCATCGATGACGGCGGTCGGATTCGCCATCGCCGCGGTTTCCGCGTCCCAGCTCGTCGTGGGCAGTGCGCTGATGCCGCGCTTCGTGATCGTCGCCTCGGCGGCCGCCCTGGTGCCCTGGTTCACGATGAGTGCGCTGCTCGCGTCGCGCGGCCATAAGCGGGCCCGTCAGCTGGACCGTGCCGTCGTGATCGGCGCCCAAGAGGACAGCACCTCACTCGTGCACGAACTGGACGAATACTCCGAGCGCCCCGGCCGGGTGGTCGCGGTGCTGCATCCCGACGAGGCGATGCCGTCGGCCGCCGACCGGTTCCCGGTGCGCACCGCCGTCGAGTCACTGGAAGCCACGGTGGTGGTGCTCGATCGTGACGCCCAATCCAGCCAGGCGATCGTGGACCAGGTCGCCCTCCTGCACGAGCGGGGGATTCGGGTCCGCACGCTTTCGCTGTTCTACGAGCAGTGGCTCGGCAAGCTGCCGATCGGTGAGCTCGAACGGGTGTCGCTCATGTTCGACATCGGCGAGATCCACCGCCTCCGCTACGGCCGGCTGAAGCGACTGCTCGACCTGTCCGTGGCGGTCATGCTGCTGCCGGCCCTTGCCGTCGCCGTGCCGTTCGTGATGGCCGGGAACCTCATCGCCAACCGGGGCCCGCTCTTCTACCACCAGGACCGAGTCGGCAAGAGCGGTGCGGTCTTTCGGATCCACAAGTTCCGGACGATGAGCGGGTCCGACGCGCCGGCGGTGCCCTCGGAGTGGACCGACGTCGACGACGACCGTGTCACCGGTTTCGGCGCGCTGCTGCGGGCCAGTCACCTCGACGAACTGCCGCAGATCGTCAACATCCTGCGCGGCGACCTCTCGCTGGTCGGCCCCCGCCCCGAGCAGCCGCACTATGTCGAACAGCTCGCCGCGAAGCTGCCCTACTACGAGCTTCGTCACCTCGTGCAGCCCGGTCTCACCGGCTGGGCCCAGGTGAAGTTCCGCTACGCCCGCTCCGAGGCCGACGCCCTCGAGAAGCTCCAGTACGAGTTCTACTACCTGAGGCGACAGGCGCTGGCCGTCGACCTCCGGATCCTCGTTCGCACACTGCGGACGATCGTCCCGATGGGAGGCCACTGATGGCTGTCACCGACCATGTCCGACGCGCCGAGGTCACGCCGCCCCGCGAGTCCCGTCCGGCGGAGCCGATCGTCACGATCGCGCTCCCGATGCTGAACGAGAGCCGCTACATCATGGCGTGTCTCGACAGCTTCGCCGCGCAGGACTATCCCCTCGAACTGCTCGACGTGATGGTCATCGACGGGGGCTCCGACGACGGCTGCCGACTCGTCGTGCAGGCCTACGCCGACGTCAACCCCTGGGTCCGGATCGTCGACAATCCCGAGGGCACGGCCTCGGCCGCCTTCAATCTCGGCATGAACGAGGCCCGCGGTGAGGTCGTGTGCCTCTTTTCCTCGCACGGCGTCGCCGACCCGAGCTACGTCTCGCGCAGTGTCGCCGCCCTGCACCGCTCGGGCGCGGCCGGTGTGGGCGGCTCGTACCGCCACGAAGGCCTCGATGCGGCGTCGAACGCCATCGGCCAGGCGATGGTGTCACGTGTCGGCATGGCGTCGCCGCACCGTTTCGCCGACGAAGCGCGCGATGTCGACACGATCTCACACCCCATGTACTGGCGCGACGCCATGCTCGCCGTCGGTGGGTTCGACACCGCGCTGTTGCGCAACTCGGACTACGAATTCAACTATCGGATGCGGGCCGCCGGGCACCGTCTGCACTTCGACCCGGAGATCGGCTCGGTCTACCGACCCCGGCCGAACCTGAACAGCCTGTTCCGCCAGTTCTGGTACTACGGCAAGTGGAAGGCGATGGTGGCCGAGCAGCACCCGGCGTCACTGCGACCACGTCACCTGGTCGCGCCGGCGGCTGCGGCGGGCGCCGCGGTCACGCCGTTGTTGCTGCTGAATCGACGCACGCGACTGCTCGCCGCCGCCGGCTGGGGCACATATGGCGCAGTGATTGCCTTTGGAGTCGCCGCCGTCGACCGAAAGGAACGGGACGTGTCGCTACCGACACTGGCCGCTGCCTTTCCCGTCATGCACATGGCGTGGGGCGCCGGCTTCATCAAGAGCGTGATTTCACGGGTCCTGGGAGGGAGCACGAGATGAGCATCGGCATCGCTGTCGTCGGCTACGGCTACTGGGGGGTCAACCTCGCTCGCAACGTCGCGAGTGCTCCCACCACGGAACTGGTGGGTGTCGTCGACCCGGGCAGCGATCGTCGTGATCTCGCGCATGTCAACCATTCGGGCATCACCTCCTGGGACTCGATCCACGACGCCCTCGACGACGAACGGGTGCAGGCCATCGTGCTCGCGACACCGGCGAGCACCCACGTCGACCTTGCCCTCGCCGCCCTCGAACGGGGCCGCGACATCCTGGTCGAGAAGCCGCTGGCCGAAACCAGCGCCGATGCCGAGAAGCTCTGCAACGTCGCCGCCGACAACGGGCTGATCCTCATGGTCGGCCACACGTTCCTCTACTCGCCCACGGTCCTGCGGCTCAAGGAGCTGGTCGATCAGGGCGACCTCGGCGCCATCCAGTACCTGTACTCGCAGCGGCTGAGCCTCGGCCGCATCCGCCGTGACTGCAACGCGCTGTGGAACTTCGCGCCGCACGACGTCTCGATCATGTTGCACCTGCTCGATGAGCCGGTGGTCGAGGTGACCGCCAAGGGCTTCTCGTTCATCGAGCCCGGCATCGACGACGTCTGCTTCGCAAGCCTCACTTTCGAGAGCGGGATCGGTGCCAACCTGCACGTCAGCTGGATCGACCCTCGCAAGACGCGTCTCACCACAGTGGTCGGCGACGAGAAGATGGCGATCTACAACGACGTGTCCGTCGACCAGCCCTTGTGGCTCGTCGACTCCGGCGTGGCCAAGGACCGTGACCTCGGCGAATACGAGAGCATGAGCGACTTCCAGTGGCGAACCCGCTCGGGCGACATCCTGATTCCGCGGATCGAGATGTCCGAGCCGCTCAAGAACGAGCTCACCGCGTTCGGCGAGGCCTGCGCCACCCGTACGCCGCCCCGCACCGATGGCCGGCACGGCCTCGACGTCGTGCGGGTGCTGGAGACGATCGATCGCTCGGCCCAGGCCAACGGTCGCCCGATGGAGGTCCCGCAGTGAGCACCGCCGCCCTCACCGGTGTCGTCCCCTTCCAGGACCTCGGCCGACTCCACGAATCGATCGTCGACGAACTCAACGAGGCCATACAAGGGGTGATGGCCACGTCGTCCTTCGTGGGCGCCGCCTCGGCCCAGAGCTTCGAGTCGGCCTTCGCCGCGGCCCACGGGGTCGACCACGCGGTCGGCGTCGGCTCGGGCACGGACGCGCTCGCACTGGCGCTGCGCGGCCTGGGCATCGGCCCGGGCGACGAAGTGATCGTGCCGTCCATGACGTTCGTGGCGACCGCCGAGGCGGTGGTCCACGTCGGGGCGACCCCGGTCATCGTCGACGTCGATCCTGCAACCCTGCTGATCGACGGTGCCGCAGTGGCTGCGGCCCGCACCGCTCGGACCGCGGCGGTCATGCCGGTCCATCTCTACGGCCACGCGGTGCCCTTCGACCTCATCCGCGAATGGCAGGCCGACGGCCTGAGAGTGATCGAGGACGCCGCCCAGGCCCACCTCGCCACCTGGCGTGGCGAAGGCGTCGGCACCGTGGGCGATGTCGCCTGCTTCAGCTTCTATCCGGGCAAGAACCTCGGCGCCATGGGCGACGGGGGAGCGGTCGCCACCAACGACGAGTCGACTGCGCAGCGCATCGCCAAGCTGCGCGACCACGGCCGCGAGTCCAAGTACCTGCACGACGAGATCGGCTGGTGTTCACGCCTCGACGGGATGCAGGCCGCGATCCTCGAGGTCAAGCTCCGCCATCTGCCGGAGTGGACCGAGACCCGACGCGTGCTCGCGGAGCGCTACCGGGAACGCCTCGGCGATCGCCTGGTGCCATGGGAACCCGGCGCCGTCCACCACCTGCTCGTGACCCGACCCGGCGCGTCCATCCGCGACGGGCTCCAGGCCGAGCTGAGCGCGCGGGGGATCGGCGTCGGAGTCCACTATCCGGTGGCCCTCAGCCAGCAGCCCTCGGTGGCGCAGTACGCCGCATCGCCGACGCCGAACGCCGAGGCCGCGGCGGCCGACATCCTGTCGTTGCCGATGGACCCCCTGATGAAGCTCACCGAAGTGGAGCTCGTTTGTGACCAGGTCGTCGACTTGTGGTGACCGCCCTCGGGCTCCAGCGCGGACTCGCGCCGCTCGGGGGTGACGCCCGTGCGTTCGTGCACGAGTCGTCCTACGTCGACGACGGTGCCGTTGTCGGCGACGGCACGCGGATCTGGCACTTCTCCCACGTCCTCCGGGATGCCCGCATCGGCCACGACTGCAACATCGGCCAGAACGTGATGATCGGCGCTGAAGTGGTGGTCGGCGACCGCTGCAAGATCCAGAACAACGTCAGCGTCTACGAGAACGTCACGCTCGAGGACGGCGTGTTCTGCGGCCCCAGCTGTGTGTTCACCAACGTGATCAACCCGCGAGCCGAGATCGAACGCAAGAACGAACTCCGCCCCACCCGCGTCGGGCGGGGTGCCTCCATCGGAGCCAACGCCACCATCGTGTGCGGCAACGACATCGGCGAGTACGCGTTCGTCGCTGCCGGCGCGGTGGTCACGGCCGATGTGCCCGCTCACGCGCTCGTCGTCGGCCTCCCCGGGCGCCGCGTCGGCTGGGTAAGCCGGGCCGGCCACGTGCTCGGCGACGATCTGATCTGCCCCGAAACCGGTGACCTTCACGTCCTCGCCGCGCACGGCGGCCTCGAGGTCGTCGCGTGAGTCAACCGGAGAACGGCTGGTCGCAGGGCGTCGCGAGAAAGATCTCCCAGCTTCTCTCGGCCCGGCTCCTCGCGCAGGTGATCGGCATCGGGTGGTTCCTGGTCCTCGCCCGCGTGCTCGACGCCGGCGAGCTTGGTGTGCTGTCGGCCGGTCTGGTCGCGTTCGCCGCCGTCTCCGTGGTCGCCGACCTCGGCACGACCTGGTCGATCGCCCGCATCGTGACCGCCGACCCCGAACAGGCGTGGCCCGTCTACGTGCAGGCCGTCGCCGTGCGTATGACCGCGATCGCGGTCATCGGTTCCGCCATCACCGCAGTTGCCGCGCCACTCGTGGAGAGCCGGGTTCTCCTCGCCATCGCCATCGGTGTGGGCATCGCGTTCGTCTCGGGACTGGCCGAGCTCGGCATGTCGACGCTGCGCTCCATCGGCGCGATCCGCCTCGAGTCGCTGGCCCTTCCGGCCGAACGACTGGGCTTCGTCGCTCTGGCGGCGGTCGTCGTGAGCTCGGGCCGCGGCGCCAACGCGGTGCTGCTCGTCTATCTCTTCACCAACGGTGTCACCGCCGCGCTGACCTTCCGTCGGCTCCACCGCGACCTTCGACCGGTCCGCCCGGAGAACGTGGCACGCCTCTGGTCGGCGGAGACCCGTCGCGTCGGTGTGGCGTTCGCCGTACTGGCGCTCGGACCCCGGGCCAACGCCCTGGTTCTCGTCCTGCTCGCCTCGCGTCTCGAGGTTGCCGACTACTCGGTGGCCGCCCGTCCGGTGGAGCAGCTCGCCCTCACCGTGATCGGGTTCGGCACCACCATGCTTCCGCTCCTGCGCAACGACGCCGAGAGCGGCGCCGATCCGGGCGCCCGCATCGGCGGTGTGGCCGCCGCCGTCGTGTTGGCCGCCCTCCCGGGCGTCCTGTGGGTCACGCTCGACCCCACGGCCGCCATCGAGCTGCTCTACGGCGCCGGACGCTACCCGGGAGCCCCGATCGTCCTGAGCCTCGTCGCCCTGGTGACCATCACCTGGCCGCTGCGCGGTCTGGCCGGCATCGTGATGGTGGCCCGCGAGAAGGCATCCGACCTGGCCCGGGTCTCGCTGGCCGGCCTGGTGCTCAACCTCGCAGCCGCGGTTCCGCTGGTGGCCTACCACGGCGCGGCCGGCGCCGCCGCCGCCCTCGTGGTCACCGATCTCGTCACCGCAGTGGTGCTCCTCGTGCGGGCCGACGTCGGTGTGCCCGCCGGGTTGGAACGTCCCCTGACGCTCGCCGTCGGCATCTCGTTCGTCAGCGGTCTCGTGGCCGCTGCCTCCCCGACGCTGGTCGCCCCACTGGTGGTCGCCATCGGAACGGTGGCGGCCCTCGGCATCGGCTTGCGCGCCAACCGCAACATCGCCCGGGCGGGAGAAGTCCAATGGGCGTGACCAGGACCGCAGTGCTCGGCTGGTCCCGAACCAGGGTCCAGCTCGACGCCGACGCGATCGTGCTCGACGTGGGCGCCGGAGCCTGGCCCAACGACGCGGCCACCATCGCGTGTGACCGATCACTCGACGAGGACATCCATCGCACCGGTCGGGCGACGAAGGTCGACCGGCCCTTCGTGATCTGTGATGCCACGGCGCTGCCGTTTCGCGACGGCGCGATCGACTTCGTGATCGCCAGCCACATCGCCGAGCACATCGACGACCCCGAGGCGTTCT
The genomic region above belongs to Acidimicrobiales bacterium and contains:
- the uvrB gene encoding excinuclease ABC subunit UvrB, with protein sequence MAPVTVPSDRTPLKVVSGFVPAGDQPAAIKLLSEGIERGDRFQTLLGITGSGKSATIAWTIEQVQRPTLVLAPNKSLAAQLANELKEFFPENRVEYFVSYYDYYQPEAYMPSSDTYIEKDSSVNDEIDRLRHSATSSLLTRRDTIVVASVSCIYGLGSPEEYETQLLVVRKGEEHDQRSILRRLVDLQYERNDMNLVRGKFRVRGDTIEIHPAYDETAVRVELFGDEVEQITVVDPLTGERLDTLDELVVFPATHYATSEQRMQAAITRIEKELGEQLAQFENEGKLLEAQRLRMRTEYDLEMMQEVGYCNGIENYSGPIDGRGPGDPPYTLIDYFPDDFLMVIDESHVAVPQLHGQYEGDRSRKLTLIEHGFRLPSAADNRPLRFEEVMDRLNQVVFLSATPGAYELERSTQVVEQIVRPTGLIDPEVIVKPTKGQIDDIQELIQGRVERQERVLITTLTKKMAEDLTDYLLELGVKVRYLHSEVDTIQRIEILRDLRLGEFDVLVGINLLREGLDLPEVSLVAILDADKEGFLRSETSLIQMIGRAARNVAGQVVMYADQMTDSMQRAISETMRRRGVQEAYNAEHGIDPTSIRKEITDILSMIRPAADRAPVPEALSELGAKRRATEDLSDLPEDELERLIRTLEGEMHDAAVDLRFEYAARLRDEIKDLKRELREMR
- the uvrA gene encoding excinuclease ABC subunit UvrA yields the protein MADRLVIQGAREHNLRNVDLELPRDKLIVFTGLSGSGKSSLAFDTIYAEGQRRYVESLSAYARQFLGQMDKPDVDFIEGLSPAISIDQKSASRNPRSTVGTVTEVYDYLRLLFARIGVPHDPETGEELVRQTPQQIVDKILAMEEGTRFQVLAPVVRGRKGTYDTMLQDLATQGYARAIVDGELIELGEEVELELERYETHDVSVVVDRLVLRDGIERRLTDSIETALTLTGGLAEMQIVKKEGKGPDETIVFSQHLSRPSDGKSFEELAPRNFSFNSPYGACTHCDGLGTVFEVDPQLVVPDPEATVAGGAISPWAGGRSRYFSRLVEAICDEYDIPADKPWDELTTKQRDLLLYGKGVKDRIEVRYKNRYGRTRTYQAKYEGVLPYLMRRHDEAESDSARDAIEGYMRQVHCHECGGSRLNPLSMAVTIDGHTIHDLCAMSIADAAKTLGEMVLNDRDSIIAEQVLKEINARLGFLLDVGLDYLSMSRSAATLAGGEAQRIRLASQVGSGLVGVLYVLDEPSIGLHQRDNQRLIETLLRMRDLGNTVLVVEHDEDTMKVADHVVDIGPGAGEHGGDIVHSGTYKQLLKNKKSITGQYLSGKRKIEVPGVRRIGDGNKLIVKGARENNLKNIDAEFPLGMFVCVSGVSGSGKSTLVNDILHRSLMQSIYSSKVPPGLHTRVEGIEHLDKVIAIDQSPIGRTPRSNPATYTGVFDHVRKLFAQTQEAKVRGYLPGRFSFNVKGGRCEACQGDGTIKIEMHFLPDVYVPCEVCKGKRYNRDTLEIDFKGKNIAEVLQLPCADALEFFANQPVISRHMQTLVDVGLGYVRLGQPAPTLSGGEAQRVKLASELAKRSTGHTIYILDEPTTGLHFEDIRKLLGVLGRLVDQGNTVLVIEHNLDVIKTADWLLDLGPEGGSGGGQILVAGTPETVAETPESYTGKFLAPLLDS
- a CDS encoding sugar transferase — protein: MLTRRFAFLVTYGGIAAVVLGLSKAHATWVADPSYDFSRSFRLPWAVVFVGFLSAAAYSVGLPDVPRKLRQIVAASMTAVGFAIAAVSASQLVVGSALMPRFVIVASAAALVPWFTMSALLASRGHKRARQLDRAVVIGAQEDSTSLVHELDEYSERPGRVVAVLHPDEAMPSAADRFPVRTAVESLEATVVVLDRDAQSSQAIVDQVALLHERGIRVRTLSLFYEQWLGKLPIGELERVSLMFDIGEIHRLRYGRLKRLLDLSVAVMLLPALAVAVPFVMAGNLIANRGPLFYHQDRVGKSGAVFRIHKFRTMSGSDAPAVPSEWTDVDDDRVTGFGALLRASHLDELPQIVNILRGDLSLVGPRPEQPHYVEQLAAKLPYYELRHLVQPGLTGWAQVKFRYARSEADALEKLQYEFYYLRRQALAVDLRILVRTLRTIVPMGGH
- a CDS encoding glycosyltransferase family 2 protein, whose translation is MAVTDHVRRAEVTPPRESRPAEPIVTIALPMLNESRYIMACLDSFAAQDYPLELLDVMVIDGGSDDGCRLVVQAYADVNPWVRIVDNPEGTASAAFNLGMNEARGEVVCLFSSHGVADPSYVSRSVAALHRSGAAGVGGSYRHEGLDAASNAIGQAMVSRVGMASPHRFADEARDVDTISHPMYWRDAMLAVGGFDTALLRNSDYEFNYRMRAAGHRLHFDPEIGSVYRPRPNLNSLFRQFWYYGKWKAMVAEQHPASLRPRHLVAPAAAAGAAVTPLLLLNRRTRLLAAAGWGTYGAVIAFGVAAVDRKERDVSLPTLAAAFPVMHMAWGAGFIKSVISRVLGGSTR
- a CDS encoding Gfo/Idh/MocA family oxidoreductase; translated protein: MSIGIAVVGYGYWGVNLARNVASAPTTELVGVVDPGSDRRDLAHVNHSGITSWDSIHDALDDERVQAIVLATPASTHVDLALAALERGRDILVEKPLAETSADAEKLCNVAADNGLILMVGHTFLYSPTVLRLKELVDQGDLGAIQYLYSQRLSLGRIRRDCNALWNFAPHDVSIMLHLLDEPVVEVTAKGFSFIEPGIDDVCFASLTFESGIGANLHVSWIDPRKTRLTTVVGDEKMAIYNDVSVDQPLWLVDSGVAKDRDLGEYESMSDFQWRTRSGDILIPRIEMSEPLKNELTAFGEACATRTPPRTDGRHGLDVVRVLETIDRSAQANGRPMEVPQ